In one window of Bombus vancouverensis nearcticus chromosome 10, iyBomVanc1_principal, whole genome shotgun sequence DNA:
- the eIF3g1 gene encoding eukaryotic translation initiation factor 3 subunit g1, protein MPVAEVKSSWADEVEEEGGALPPPSETYENGFKILTEYKYNQDNKKVKVVRTYKIERRVVSKTIAARKNWAKFGDSADDRPGPNPATTVGGEDVFMQFISSKEEENKVEEDSLDKLKSMGDKGVVKCRNCNGDHWTSKCPYKDTVLAGGKVPDDKKPLINTSAPGAMTELKPQGSKYIPPGMRDGGSKRGDSMQMQRRDDTTAIRISNLSESTTDADLDELVKPFGSVLKFYLAKDKQTNLCKGFAYVHFKYRVEAAKAIATLNGYGYDHLILNVDWSKPQQQSN, encoded by the exons ATGCCTGTAGCAGAGGTGAAATCCAGCTGGGCAGATGAAGTAGAAGAAGAGGGAGGAGCGTTGCCTCCGCCTTCAGAGACTTATGAAAATGGGTTTAAAATCCTCACTGAATACAAGTACAATCAAGATAATAAAAAGGTCAAGGTAGTTCGAACATATAAGATCGAGAGACGCGTTGTTTCAAAGACAATTGCCGCCCGTAAAAATTGGGCAAAATTCGGAGACTCTGCAGATGACCGACCTGGACCTAATCCTGCTACTACAGTTGGAGGTGAAGATGTCTTCATGCAATTCATTTCTAGTAAAGAAGAGGAAAATAAGGTCGAAGAAGATAGCCTTGACAAGTTGAAGAGTATGGGAGATAAAGGTGTAGTTAAATGTCGTAATTGTAATGGAGACCATTGGACTTCCAAATGCCCTTACAAAGACACTGTCCTTGCTGGAG GTAAAGTGCCTGATGATAAAAAGCCACTTATTAATACTAGTGCTCCTGGAGCAATGACAGAATTGAAACCTCAGGGTAGTAAATACATACCACCTGGTATGCGCGATGGAGGCAGTAAACGAGGAGATTCTATGCAGATGCAAAGACGTGACGATACTACTGCTATTCGTATTTCCAATTTATCAGAAAGTACTACAGATGCAGATTTGGATGAACTTGTCAAGCCATTTGGATCTGTTCTTAAATTTTATCTTGCAAAGGACAAACAAACTAATCTTTGCAAAGGATTTGCATACGTACATTTCAAATATAGAGTGGAAGCAGCAAAAG